A window of the Butyricimonas virosa genome harbors these coding sequences:
- a CDS encoding ABC transporter ATP-binding protein, translated as MIRIEHLSKVFRTEEVETTALNDVSLHVKQGEFVAIMGPSGCGKSTLLNIIGLLDNPTSGNYYFNGQEVGHLKEKQRTQVRKGNIGFVFQSFNLIDELNVYENVELPLIYLKKKASEKKELVTSILDRMNISHRVKHFPQQLSGGQQQRVAIARAVVAGPKLILADEPTGNLDSKNGAEVMNLLTELNQEGTTIVMVTHSQHDASYAHRVVHLFDGQIVTELENRDIL; from the coding sequence ATGATAAGAATTGAGCATTTAAGTAAAGTATTTCGTACCGAAGAGGTCGAAACAACAGCGTTGAACGACGTGTCCCTTCACGTGAAGCAGGGAGAATTCGTGGCCATAATGGGCCCTTCCGGTTGTGGTAAGTCAACTTTATTAAACATCATCGGTTTGTTGGATAACCCGACATCCGGAAATTATTATTTCAACGGGCAGGAAGTCGGGCATTTAAAAGAGAAACAGCGGACGCAGGTTCGTAAGGGGAACATCGGTTTCGTGTTCCAGAGTTTTAACCTGATTGACGAGTTGAATGTCTATGAGAACGTGGAACTACCCTTGATCTACTTGAAGAAAAAGGCGTCGGAGAAAAAAGAACTGGTCACGTCGATTCTCGACCGGATGAACATTAGTCACCGGGTCAAGCACTTCCCGCAGCAACTTTCCGGGGGACAACAACAGCGGGTTGCCATTGCCCGTGCCGTCGTGGCAGGGCCCAAGCTGATCCTTGCCGACGAGCCGACCGGAAACCTCGATTCCAAAAACGGGGCGGAAGTCATGAACTTGTTGACCGAGCTGAACCAAGAGGGAACAACCATTGTCATGGTGACCCACTCCCAGCATGATGCCTCGTATGCCCACCGGGTGGTTCATCTCTTTGACGGGCAAATCGTGACCGAGTTGGAAAACCGGGACATCCTTTAA
- a CDS encoding TlpA disulfide reductase family protein yields the protein MKGKNLLFGLCLCLWTSLGWGQKVINVPWYEATNTYMFDIVKMELTNEATIITGQVNYFPNEWFRVVGRTVLRGESGKEYKLLKAEGITLNEQIFLPESGRMTFQLYFEPVDAGEKKVDYVEGNHETDWRIRGIILDEKPQRLEQESDCLIRGKVQGHLASSRLVLMGYKDDDRIQEPYAIIPIRNGEFEYACRLGGCKMYWLVFTDELARAAFRPVSFFVEPGVINISILSENSYVDAEIHGGKINNQYQQYQKLSEDKFHFSDLYNRYEALSNQKLYFTPRAMELQELMSLYSKDKMKSDSLYAIYQQLEKDKKLYTPQLMALNEESKNLKKREQKWKEEYMAEHPSVATYFLLMDDLMSLVDYQVHGFPEEFDMLSFKNVQDLESLYNTIYKPMFPEHSYTTLVATMLQSLKQIEVGGRYIDFTAPDFEGNSVTLSEQIRGKVALIDLWASWCGPCRRSAKSMIPVYEKYESKGFTIVGVAREKTVQTAKAAALQDGYPWLNLVELNDAGNIWFKYCVGNSGGGTFLVDQEGKILAICPTAEEVERILEKMLK from the coding sequence ATGAAAGGTAAAAACTTGCTCTTCGGATTATGTTTGTGTCTCTGGACATCATTGGGTTGGGGACAAAAAGTGATCAATGTCCCGTGGTACGAGGCGACAAACACGTATATGTTCGATATTGTAAAAATGGAGTTGACCAACGAGGCTACTATTATCACGGGGCAAGTGAACTATTTCCCTAATGAATGGTTTCGGGTTGTGGGGCGTACGGTATTAAGAGGGGAGAGTGGTAAAGAATATAAACTTTTGAAAGCGGAAGGTATCACGCTAAATGAACAGATATTTTTGCCGGAATCCGGTCGGATGACTTTTCAACTCTATTTTGAACCCGTGGATGCCGGGGAGAAAAAGGTAGATTACGTGGAGGGGAACCACGAGACAGACTGGCGGATCCGGGGAATCATATTGGATGAGAAACCGCAAAGGCTGGAACAGGAAAGCGATTGTCTGATTCGTGGGAAGGTGCAGGGACACCTTGCGAGTTCTAGGTTGGTGCTGATGGGGTACAAGGATGACGATCGGATTCAGGAGCCTTATGCTATAATACCCATTCGGAATGGTGAGTTTGAATATGCGTGCAGATTAGGGGGGTGTAAAATGTATTGGCTCGTGTTTACTGATGAGTTAGCAAGAGCAGCCTTTCGGCCGGTGAGTTTTTTTGTTGAACCGGGGGTGATTAATATCTCGATTTTGTCTGAAAATTCGTATGTAGATGCGGAAATTCATGGTGGGAAGATCAATAACCAGTATCAACAATATCAAAAATTAAGTGAAGATAAATTCCATTTTAGTGATTTGTATAATCGATACGAGGCATTAAGTAATCAGAAACTTTATTTTACACCTAGAGCAATGGAATTGCAAGAATTGATGTCTCTATATTCTAAAGATAAGATGAAATCGGATAGCTTGTATGCAATTTATCAGCAATTAGAAAAGGATAAAAAATTATATACTCCTCAACTGATGGCGTTAAATGAGGAAAGCAAAAATCTGAAGAAGAGAGAACAGAAATGGAAGGAAGAATATATGGCGGAACATCCATCGGTGGCAACTTATTTTTTGTTAATGGATGATTTGATGAGTTTGGTGGATTATCAGGTGCATGGTTTTCCCGAGGAGTTTGATATGTTATCCTTTAAAAATGTACAGGATTTGGAGAGTTTATACAATACCATCTATAAACCCATGTTCCCCGAACATTCATATACAACGTTGGTTGCAACCATGCTTCAGTCGTTAAAGCAAATTGAAGTGGGGGGACGTTATATAGACTTCACCGCCCCGGATTTTGAGGGAAACTCCGTGACTTTATCTGAACAGATAAGAGGGAAAGTGGCTTTGATTGACTTGTGGGCCTCTTGGTGCGGCCCGTGCCGACGGTCGGCGAAGAGTATGATTCCCGTGTATGAAAAATATGAATCCAAAGGTTTCACGATCGTCGGGGTTGCCCGTGAAAAAACGGTACAAACGGCGAAAGCTGCGGCCCTTCAGGACGGTTACCCGTGGTTGAATCTCGTGGAACTCAACGACGCCGGGAACATTTGGTTTAAATATTGTGTCGGTAATTCCGGTGGGGGAACTTTTTTGGTAGATCAAGAGGGTAAAATATTAGCCATCTGTCCGACAGCCGAAGAAGTGGAGCGTATTTTAGAAAAGATGTTGAAGTAG
- a CDS encoding efflux RND transporter periplasmic adaptor subunit gives MDRLIEQKRGIRRKHIPYLIGGIFILWFAGWAIFGNHESALRVDKEKITIEDVSQGIFHDYIRIMGNVEPLTFSQLTVQEGGNVKEILVEEGEMVKAGEVIIRLESKNLETEILNSKDRFAEEENSVQNSLLDLEREELNLQQERLTLELDVERKKRKYLQNKQLFEEDLIAKEEYLVAKEDYEYAIHNRELITEKQTKDSIRRHSQVIMLKQKMENARRNLRLTQERYARLNVCAPIDGQLSDLNVEIGQVVSSGSQIGKINVLNDYKVMTQIDEHYIDRVRKGLTATLERQGKDYQMGVIKVYPDVKDGQFKTDLEFTTTVPPNIRTGQTYHLNLQLGAADESILIPRGTFYQSTGGQWIYVLSPDGTEAFRRKIKIGKQNPRYYQVTEGLQPGEKIITSGYEMFGDNERLIFK, from the coding sequence GTGGATCGACTAATAGAACAAAAAAGAGGAATTAGAAGAAAACATATCCCTTATCTCATCGGGGGCATATTTATTCTTTGGTTTGCCGGATGGGCCATATTCGGGAATCATGAATCTGCGTTACGGGTAGACAAAGAGAAAATCACAATAGAAGACGTAAGTCAAGGGATATTCCATGATTATATCCGGATCATGGGGAACGTGGAACCATTGACGTTCTCGCAGTTAACCGTGCAGGAAGGAGGAAACGTAAAGGAGATTCTCGTGGAAGAGGGAGAAATGGTGAAGGCGGGCGAGGTCATTATCCGGCTGGAAAGTAAGAATCTGGAAACGGAGATACTAAATAGCAAGGATCGTTTCGCCGAGGAAGAGAATTCCGTGCAAAATAGCCTGCTGGACTTGGAACGGGAAGAGTTGAACCTGCAACAGGAACGGTTAACGCTGGAACTTGACGTGGAAAGGAAGAAACGAAAATACTTGCAAAACAAACAACTTTTCGAGGAGGACTTGATCGCCAAGGAAGAGTATCTGGTGGCTAAAGAAGATTACGAGTACGCCATCCACAACCGGGAACTGATCACGGAGAAGCAAACAAAAGATTCCATTCGCCGTCACTCGCAGGTCATTATGCTCAAGCAAAAAATGGAGAATGCCCGGCGTAACCTGCGATTGACGCAGGAACGCTATGCCCGACTCAACGTGTGCGCCCCGATCGACGGGCAGTTGAGCGACCTAAACGTGGAGATCGGCCAGGTGGTGAGTTCCGGCAGCCAAATCGGAAAGATCAACGTGCTGAACGATTACAAGGTGATGACACAAATCGACGAACATTATATTGACCGGGTACGCAAGGGACTGACTGCCACGTTGGAACGACAAGGGAAGGATTACCAGATGGGGGTGATCAAAGTGTACCCCGACGTGAAGGACGGGCAGTTTAAAACCGACTTGGAATTCACGACTACCGTCCCTCCCAATATCCGAACGGGACAGACGTATCACCTGAACCTGCAACTCGGCGCAGCGGACGAATCGATACTGATTCCCAGAGGTACTTTCTACCAAAGCACGGGGGGACAATGGATATACGTGTTGTCTCCCGATGGAACAGAGGCTTTCCGGCGAAAAATAAAAATCGGCAAACAGAATCCCCGTTATTATCAAGTAACGGAAGGACTTCAACCGGGTGAAAAGATCATCACGTCAGGTTATGAAATGTTTGGCGATAACGAACGACTTATTTTCAAGTGA
- a CDS encoding TolC family protein has protein sequence MMILKRYSILLSILTSGLLVNGQNREWTLQACIDYGVEKSLSIQQRTLQNKNDKLDVRDATLSLLPSVSGISPGVNYSFGRGIDPETNTYTNTRYMSVGGFGVGSSLTIFAGFSNINRLRAAKLSRLMGWEETENQANQIAIQVMNAFFTLLYAEEEVRITQEQVENSRLRLKKIEREYELGKKPKSDLFEMQAQQASVEFRLITAQNNCLNAQANLKYIMNYNAEEELRIDARSVSEVLPELHELKTKEVFTQALQTLPEIKLAAYQIRSAQLGVYSARAGLYPSISISGSISFGNYSDQRSGDFFSQITDRNQIGKGFSIGMSIPFYSGLSRRSSLQRAKHNYQSSKIQYQQTERALYNEIQQALQDLKSCTQRYRIAVQRENFSSLSYNAARKRYEQGLITIIDLNTTSNSLLEAKYDVLRARLDYVMQKRMIDFYQGKPLQLKIEN, from the coding sequence ATGATGATTTTAAAGCGATATTCCATTCTACTGAGCATTTTAACATCCGGCTTACTTGTCAACGGGCAAAACCGGGAATGGACTCTTCAAGCGTGTATCGATTACGGCGTGGAGAAAAGTCTTTCCATACAACAACGGACGCTACAAAATAAAAACGATAAACTGGACGTGCGGGATGCCACACTCTCGCTTCTACCCTCTGTTAGCGGGATTTCTCCCGGCGTCAATTACAGTTTCGGTCGGGGAATTGACCCGGAAACCAACACGTATACGAATACCCGCTACATGTCGGTCGGGGGATTCGGCGTAGGCAGTAGTCTAACCATATTTGCCGGGTTTAGTAATATCAATCGTCTGCGAGCCGCCAAGTTAAGCCGACTCATGGGATGGGAAGAAACCGAGAACCAAGCCAACCAAATCGCCATACAGGTAATGAATGCTTTCTTCACGTTATTGTATGCCGAAGAAGAGGTTCGTATCACGCAGGAACAAGTGGAAAACTCCCGGCTACGTCTCAAAAAGATTGAACGGGAATACGAGTTAGGGAAAAAGCCGAAAAGCGACCTTTTCGAGATGCAGGCGCAACAAGCTTCCGTGGAGTTCCGGCTGATCACGGCTCAGAATAATTGTCTTAACGCACAAGCTAATCTTAAATACATTATGAATTATAACGCGGAGGAGGAGTTAAGGATTGACGCCCGATCAGTTTCCGAAGTCCTCCCGGAACTCCACGAGTTGAAGACCAAAGAGGTTTTCACGCAAGCGCTCCAAACATTACCGGAAATCAAGCTGGCCGCTTACCAAATCCGTTCGGCACAACTTGGCGTGTATTCGGCAAGAGCCGGGTTATATCCCTCGATCAGTATTAGCGGAAGTATCTCATTCGGGAATTATAGTGACCAGCGTTCGGGTGATTTCTTCTCGCAAATTACGGACCGTAATCAGATCGGGAAAGGGTTCAGCATCGGCATGAGCATTCCCTTCTACTCCGGTCTGAGCCGCCGTTCCAGCCTCCAACGAGCCAAACACAATTATCAATCGTCGAAGATACAATACCAACAGACGGAACGAGCATTATATAACGAGATACAACAAGCCTTACAGGACTTAAAATCCTGCACCCAGCGCTACCGGATTGCCGTGCAGCGAGAGAATTTCAGCTCCCTCTCCTACAACGCTGCCCGCAAACGCTACGAGCAAGGACTAATCACCATCATCGATCTGAACACGACCTCCAACAGCCTCCTCGAAGCAAAGTACGACGTGCTTCGAGCCCGCTTGGACTACGTGATGCAGAAGAGGATGATTGATTTTTATCAAGGGAAACCGTTACAATTGAAAATTGAGAATTGA
- a CDS encoding ABC transporter permease — translation MYHLKLVGRQIFQRKGYFVINTIGLAVALTASVLIYTFLVKEWQTNTYHKNVDHIYRITVQTDGYAYWGSEVCSSLGEIAKAELPEVTDYTRIITAREMKIRWENDDHYQTGISCGYADRQLFSMFTFPLVTGSIQALEQPGWVVISESIARHYFKDENPIGKLAYLENLYTRGSVSTFRITGVMKDMPPRSSIQADVILDFSVIEPSFRYNMGNAVQTFIQLTDGANIQKVEEQLLQIEYRESDYIREQKEILQLQPLREMYLHSDHIQDFDLSFTQGSGIFNWILFGILLLILSLAFCNYLIIKLALADKNAERFAIQKYFGSSNRNIFVQVLLEIGIYTVTAFALTVVLTSIFYPYFAQIISPKHPFPFYLSGTEVIVFLLIFLLFAGCVGGIIYGHISRKLNSSGLKNTIASSRSSLDLKKILMVAQLTIFCGLLFFSIVFLRQIDYLQNKPLGYNNRNTISFDWPNPYEITSLKEELSRHPDVLAVSCGALLPIGNWAHRDIHLVEQPEKSIRSYSLLCDEDFLRTYQLKLVEGRDAKTKVTTPGIYSRKPVDIVEIVVNQKFVRQMGLNHPIGTLLSDGTAKMQIVGIVQDFHYRSLYEPIQPVMIGSDLPGVSFTLIVRYRERKRSEMIQYLQQLHESRHPETLMHYQEYPYSELYEREIMLGHLVYIFTGIALLIGGMGVLAFSVFIAESKTKEIALRKVNGASEGQIMIYLNRIFAGQLAIACIVGIPCSYLICRQWLQGFAYKVTISPWITICVIGVSLLLVVLITGWQIRRATRRNPIDSLKTE, via the coding sequence ATGTATCATCTCAAACTGGTAGGACGTCAGATTTTTCAACGAAAAGGTTATTTCGTGATCAACACGATCGGGCTGGCCGTGGCTCTCACCGCCTCCGTACTTATTTATACTTTTCTGGTAAAAGAATGGCAGACAAACACGTACCACAAGAATGTTGACCACATTTACCGGATCACAGTTCAAACCGACGGATACGCTTACTGGGGATCAGAGGTTTGCAGCTCGCTGGGAGAGATTGCCAAAGCGGAACTTCCGGAAGTGACTGACTATACCCGGATCATCACGGCACGGGAGATGAAAATTCGCTGGGAGAATGACGATCACTATCAAACCGGGATCTCCTGCGGGTACGCAGACCGACAGTTGTTCAGCATGTTCACGTTCCCGCTCGTGACAGGGAGTATTCAAGCCCTCGAACAACCCGGCTGGGTAGTGATTTCGGAAAGTATTGCCCGGCATTATTTCAAGGATGAAAATCCGATAGGAAAACTGGCATACTTGGAAAACCTGTACACACGTGGAAGTGTTTCGACATTCCGGATTACCGGGGTCATGAAAGATATGCCACCCCGTTCATCCATTCAAGCCGACGTGATTCTGGATTTTTCCGTGATAGAACCTTCATTTCGGTACAACATGGGAAACGCCGTACAGACGTTTATTCAATTAACCGACGGGGCGAATATCCAAAAGGTTGAAGAGCAATTACTTCAAATTGAATACCGGGAGTCTGATTATATCCGGGAACAAAAGGAAATATTGCAGTTGCAACCGTTACGGGAAATGTACCTGCACTCGGATCACATACAAGACTTTGACCTCTCCTTCACCCAAGGGTCGGGGATCTTTAACTGGATTCTGTTCGGAATTCTCTTGCTCATCCTGTCGCTGGCATTTTGTAATTACCTCATCATCAAGTTGGCACTAGCGGATAAAAACGCAGAACGGTTTGCCATACAAAAATATTTCGGGAGTAGTAATCGAAATATTTTCGTGCAGGTGTTGTTAGAAATAGGCATATATACCGTGACGGCCTTCGCCTTGACGGTCGTGCTGACCTCTATTTTTTATCCCTATTTCGCACAAATCATTTCGCCCAAGCATCCTTTCCCATTTTATTTGAGCGGAACGGAAGTTATCGTCTTCCTGCTCATTTTCCTGTTGTTTGCCGGATGCGTCGGGGGAATTATTTACGGACATATCAGCCGAAAACTCAACTCTTCCGGACTGAAAAACACGATTGCCTCTTCTCGCTCGTCACTGGATTTGAAGAAAATTCTGATGGTTGCCCAACTGACAATCTTCTGCGGGTTGCTTTTTTTCTCCATCGTGTTTCTCCGACAAATCGATTATCTCCAAAATAAACCGCTGGGTTACAATAACCGGAACACGATTTCTTTCGATTGGCCGAATCCCTACGAGATCACGTCTCTGAAGGAAGAGTTGTCGCGACACCCGGACGTGTTGGCCGTGAGTTGCGGAGCCTTGCTCCCGATCGGGAACTGGGCGCATCGGGATATTCATCTGGTAGAGCAACCGGAAAAAAGCATACGATCCTACTCGCTCTTGTGTGACGAAGATTTTCTCCGTACCTACCAGTTAAAACTCGTGGAAGGACGGGATGCCAAAACGAAAGTCACGACACCGGGAATCTATTCCCGCAAACCCGTGGACATCGTAGAGATCGTCGTGAACCAAAAGTTCGTGCGGCAAATGGGATTGAATCACCCGATCGGAACGCTACTGAGTGACGGAACCGCCAAAATGCAAATCGTGGGGATCGTGCAGGACTTTCACTACCGCTCACTCTATGAACCGATACAACCCGTCATGATCGGCAGTGACCTTCCGGGGGTGTCGTTCACCCTCATCGTCCGGTACCGAGAAAGGAAACGAAGCGAGATGATCCAGTACCTGCAACAATTACACGAAAGCCGTCACCCGGAAACGCTGATGCATTACCAAGAATATCCCTATTCCGAACTATACGAGCGGGAAATCATGCTGGGACATCTCGTGTATATATTCACAGGCATCGCCCTATTGATCGGAGGTATGGGAGTACTTGCCTTTTCTGTTTTCATCGCCGAGAGCAAGACCAAAGAGATCGCTCTCCGCAAGGTGAACGGAGCCTCGGAAGGACAAATCATGATTTATCTAAATCGCATTTTCGCAGGACAGTTGGCAATCGCCTGTATCGTGGGGATTCCCTGTTCCTATTTGATTTGCCGACAATGGTTGCAAGGTTTCGCGTACAAAGTCACGATAAGCCCTTGGATTACCATTTGCGTGATCGGGGTTTCCTTGTTACTGGTGGTTCTCATCACCGGCTGGCAAATACGCCGGGCCACACGCCGCAACCCGATTGATTCACTTAAAACCGAATGA
- a CDS encoding ABC transporter permease has product MRMFQYKILFRHWGKNKIYPCISTFSLVIGLTCSTLLIGFAMHEQHTAHSTPGEDQLYVVQTKDNFYHNSELKTYDTPVGAAQKLHEKYPQVTGFCTFRQEFVVMHRGKHKQEIDNAYKVTPGFDTLFQPKMISGNLKQTLSQPLEIAITRSFALRTFGKENPLGEVLTLETYKDVFVKDGEGYGVSQQQVNQDYTITSVIDDRPPSVLYYELLFGLSPEEIARQPFSTSWYHNVVQVQAGSDLSALQEKDENATPLFLLPIEQAYYTKDYSENRLFRYRDYKQLQTSLYIALLILIIACFNHVNINMTRSFQRLLYSGQQLIHGASRNEIRWQVIQETALQVGFAFLISLALIYMVLPKFNAFMDSRLTFSDLFRGETLSIISYTLVAVILFPSIYILYKAERVALADILRKNYTFHRSLIAGIIVVQFTISIILLALFLTIKGQTEYITHIRPDAESIISIEHEYTPNEHSWKTFKEQVITLSEVVDYTSTLPLMNGAIANREFNANTLKMDQRFFHFYHAELVAGDSLCHATDVSIHKVLVNESLIRKKQIENPVGQSFSHDGMDFVICGVIKDYAIDQVTNEVEPLIIIRETDDWVNARGSVIKTRPGEVEATIARMQSLWKTIAPDESPLVFTSLAEIYRDIHKEEFRTARIVSVFTWISMLLSCMGLFGLAWYSVECRTKEICLRKVNGATEKQIVLLVCGRFVKWIIWASLLGIPIAWYLANTWISQFVYRAELSPWIFITSILLVIMIGIITVIRQSWYAATLNPIDTLKTE; this is encoded by the coding sequence ATGCGGATGTTTCAATATAAAATATTATTCCGGCATTGGGGTAAAAATAAGATATATCCCTGTATCTCGACATTCAGTCTGGTTATCGGTCTCACGTGTAGCACATTACTGATCGGGTTTGCCATGCACGAACAGCACACGGCACACTCCACGCCCGGAGAGGATCAACTTTACGTGGTGCAAACGAAAGATAATTTTTACCACAACTCGGAACTGAAAACATACGATACCCCGGTCGGGGCTGCCCAAAAGCTACACGAGAAATACCCTCAGGTGACAGGGTTCTGCACTTTCCGACAAGAATTCGTCGTCATGCACCGGGGAAAGCACAAGCAGGAGATTGATAACGCATATAAAGTCACTCCCGGTTTCGACACGCTTTTCCAACCGAAAATGATCAGCGGGAATTTAAAACAAACCCTATCCCAGCCTTTGGAAATCGCGATAACCCGGAGTTTTGCCCTCCGCACGTTCGGGAAGGAAAACCCGTTGGGAGAGGTACTCACACTCGAAACCTACAAAGATGTATTCGTGAAGGACGGAGAGGGTTACGGGGTCTCCCAACAACAAGTCAATCAAGACTACACGATCACCTCTGTCATTGACGATCGCCCACCAAGTGTCCTATATTACGAGCTACTTTTCGGGTTATCCCCGGAAGAGATTGCCCGACAACCTTTCAGCACCTCGTGGTATCATAACGTGGTGCAAGTACAAGCGGGAAGTGATCTATCCGCCCTGCAAGAAAAGGATGAAAACGCCACTCCGCTTTTCCTGCTCCCCATCGAACAGGCGTACTACACGAAAGATTATTCCGAGAACCGACTTTTCAGGTACCGGGATTATAAACAACTGCAAACCAGCCTGTATATCGCACTACTTATTCTGATTATCGCTTGTTTTAATCACGTGAACATTAACATGACCCGTTCGTTCCAACGTTTACTTTATTCCGGTCAGCAACTGATACACGGGGCCTCCCGGAACGAAATCCGGTGGCAGGTGATTCAGGAAACAGCTCTCCAAGTGGGCTTTGCTTTCCTTATTTCACTAGCATTGATTTACATGGTGTTACCGAAGTTTAATGCCTTTATGGATTCTCGGCTGACTTTTTCCGATTTGTTCCGGGGAGAAACGCTATCCATCATTTCCTATACCCTTGTCGCCGTGATCTTGTTCCCGTCAATTTATATCCTGTACAAAGCAGAACGGGTAGCATTGGCCGATATTCTAAGGAAAAATTACACGTTTCATCGTTCGCTGATTGCCGGAATTATTGTTGTCCAATTCACGATTTCGATCATTTTGCTAGCCCTTTTCCTCACGATAAAAGGGCAGACCGAATACATCACGCACATTCGCCCGGACGCGGAATCGATTATTTCCATAGAACACGAATATACACCCAACGAACATTCGTGGAAGACATTCAAAGAGCAAGTGATCACGCTATCGGAAGTTGTTGACTACACCTCTACCCTCCCGCTCATGAATGGAGCCATCGCTAACCGGGAATTTAATGCCAACACGTTAAAGATGGATCAACGCTTTTTTCATTTTTATCACGCCGAACTCGTGGCAGGGGATTCCTTGTGTCATGCTACCGATGTTTCGATCCACAAGGTGCTGGTGAATGAATCGCTGATCAGAAAGAAACAGATCGAAAACCCAGTCGGGCAATCTTTTTCACATGACGGGATGGACTTCGTGATTTGCGGAGTCATCAAGGATTACGCTATTGATCAAGTCACGAACGAGGTCGAACCGTTAATTATCATCCGGGAGACGGATGACTGGGTAAACGCCAGAGGCTCGGTGATTAAAACCCGACCGGGAGAGGTTGAGGCCACGATTGCCCGGATGCAGAGCTTGTGGAAAACGATCGCTCCTGATGAATCACCGTTGGTTTTTACCTCTTTGGCCGAGATTTACAGGGATATACACAAGGAAGAGTTCCGGACAGCACGAATCGTTTCCGTATTCACATGGATCAGTATGCTACTCTCTTGCATGGGATTGTTCGGGTTAGCGTGGTACTCGGTTGAATGTCGGACAAAAGAAATTTGCCTGCGGAAAGTCAACGGGGCAACTGAAAAGCAAATCGTACTGCTCGTGTGCGGACGTTTTGTGAAATGGATAATCTGGGCCTCACTTCTCGGTATTCCAATCGCTTGGTATTTGGCTAACACATGGATTTCGCAATTCGTGTACAGGGCTGAGTTATCCCCGTGGATTTTTATCACGAGTATATTGCTCGTAATTATGATAGGCATTATTACCGTGATTCGCCAATCTTGGTATGCCGCAACGTTAAACCCAATAGATACCCTTAAAACCGAATAG